One segment of Anastrepha obliqua isolate idAnaObli1 chromosome 3, idAnaObli1_1.0, whole genome shotgun sequence DNA contains the following:
- the LOC129240960 gene encoding LOW QUALITY PROTEIN: probable cytochrome P450 6a13 (The sequence of the model RefSeq protein was modified relative to this genomic sequence to represent the inferred CDS: substituted 1 base at 1 genomic stop codon) produces the protein MSIAVFCTLLAAVVATLYLKLRHHYSYWARRDIPHEAPKFFVGNMSGVGTLYHWKDINERLYKRFKGQSSIIGVYTFLQRAAFIIDPDLIKAILVKDFNCFTDRGLFHNVRDDPLTGNLLFLDGEQWRVLRHKLSPAFTTGKIRFMFPTLVTVGERLIGACQRIMNIGQSVELKELCARYTTDVIGEVAFGIECNSLKDPNAIFRRMGRDIVEKSRHSLFVEAFMFTDPKLARQLHLKSFPDDVAEFFMGVVRETITFRETHGVSRNDFMDMMLELKAQRDRLGNADIREDDLTNGLNIEQVAAQAMVFYLAGFETSSTVMSFCIYELALXPDLQEKLRAEIFAVLEKTNGQVTYEAIKEMVYLKKVIAETLRKHPVIPHLVRLTTVDYCIPNTDIVLERGMRIFIPIDAIHHDPEIFSEPEKFDPERFTPEAIEKRHPFAYLPFGEGPRNCIGMRFGELQTSIGVIQLLRNFRFKPSACTRVPMVYAKKSFLIAAEGGIHLAVEKLEATI, from the exons ATGTCTATTGCGGTCTTCTGTACGCTGCTAGCCGCAGTCGTCGCCACGCTGTACTTGAAGTTGCGTCACCATTACAGCTATTGGGCGCGTCGCGACATACCACACGAAGCGCCAAAATTCTTCGTCGGAAATATGAGCGGCGTCGGCACACTCTACCATTGGAAAGATATAAACGAGCGCTTATACAAACGTTTCAAGGGTCAGTCGAGTATAATTGGCGTCTACACTTTCCTCCAGCGTGCCGCCTTCATAATCGACCCCGATCTTATCAAGGCCATTTTAGTAAAGGATTTCAATTGCTTCACCGACCGTGGACTCTTTCACAATGTACGCGATGATCCGCTTACCGGCAATCTGCTGTTTTTGGATGGCGAGCAGTGGCGCGTACTGCGTCACAAGCTGTCGCCCGCCTTCACCACTGGCAAGATACGTTTCATGTTCCCCACTCTGGTAACGGTGGGTGAGCGACTTATTGGCGCTTGTCAACGCATAATGAATATAGGTCAGAGCGTGGAATTGAAGGAGCTCTGCGCACGCTACACCACCGATGTGATCGGTGAGGTGGCTTTTGGCATTGAATGCAACAGCTTGAAGGATCCGAATGCGATATTTCGGCGCATGGGACGCGATATTGTCGAAAAGTCGCGTCATTCGCTATTCGTGGAGGCATTCATGTTCACAGATCCAAAACTAGCGCGTCAATTGCATTTGAAAAGCTTTCCCGATGATGTAGCCGAGTTTTTTATGGGCGTGGTGCGCGAAACAATAACGTTTAGAGAAACGCATGGCGTGAGTCGCAATGATTTTATGGATATGATGTTGGAGTTGAAAGCGCAGCGTGACCGCTTGGGAAATGCGGATATCAGAGAGGATGATCTGACGAACGGTTTAAATATCGAGCAAGTGGCCGCACAAGCGATGGTATTCTACTTGGCGGGCTTTGAAACCTCATCCACCGTTATGTCATTCTGCATTTACGAATTGGCGCTTTAACCCGATTTGCAAGAGAAATTGCGCGCAGAAATTTTCGCGGTTTTGGAAAAAACCAATGGGCAGGTGACTTATGAGGCGATCAAAGAAATGGTTTATCTGAAAAAAGTGATAGCAG AAACGCTCCGCAAGCACCCCGTCATACCGCATCTGGTACGCCTCACCACCGTAGACTATTGCATACCCAATACCGATATCGTGCTGGAACGTGGCATGCGCATCTTCATACCCATAGACGCGATACATCACGATCCAGAAATCTTCTCCGAACCAGAGAAATTCGATCCCGAACGCTTTACTCCAGAGGCTATTGAAAAGCGCCATCCGTTTGCCTATTTACCCTTCGGCGAAGGTCCAAGAAATTGCATCGGCATGCGTTTTGGTGAATTGCAAACCTCAATTGGGGTCATACAATTGCTGCGCAATTTCAGATTCAAACCATCTGCGTGTACCAGAGTGCCAATGGTGTATGCGAAGAAGAGTTTCCTAATCGCCGCCGAGGGTGGCATACATCTGGCAGTGGAGAAGTTGGAGGCAACTATTTGA